In Pseudofrankia saprophytica, one genomic interval encodes:
- a CDS encoding phosphotransferase, which produces MARIGWADLPDEVQTAVEDKIGPVLAHASVAGGVNSAVAATLHTAAGPVFVKGIPLDHPQIGSQRRERDINPTVRTLSPRLLWDLETAGWSLLCFEHAPGRHADYTPGSADLPRVAALLNDLAALPCPQVPTIKTVEQRWSAYVPPTQRHHLRGTHLLHTDFAPDNILISADRTLLLDWAWPTIGPAWADPAALLIRLIDAGHLAAAADAWGREQFSSWRDARAEAVTAFTGALAQMWTEIAETDPQPWKQSMASAARRLADRRAN; this is translated from the coding sequence ATGGCGCGAATCGGCTGGGCTGACCTGCCTGACGAGGTCCAGACCGCGGTCGAGGACAAGATCGGGCCCGTACTTGCCCACGCCTCGGTGGCGGGCGGAGTGAACTCCGCGGTCGCCGCGACCCTGCACACTGCCGCCGGCCCGGTCTTCGTCAAGGGCATCCCGCTGGACCATCCGCAGATCGGCTCGCAGCGGCGCGAACGAGACATCAACCCGACCGTTCGCACCCTCTCCCCACGGCTGCTGTGGGACCTCGAAACCGCAGGCTGGAGCCTGCTCTGCTTCGAACACGCCCCTGGGCGCCACGCCGACTACACGCCTGGATCGGCCGACCTCCCGCGGGTCGCGGCTCTCCTGAACGACCTCGCAGCCCTTCCCTGCCCGCAGGTTCCGACGATCAAGACCGTCGAGCAACGCTGGTCCGCCTACGTGCCGCCGACGCAGCGCCACCACCTGCGCGGCACCCACCTGCTCCACACCGACTTCGCCCCGGACAACATCCTCATCAGCGCCGACCGGACGCTGCTCCTCGACTGGGCCTGGCCCACCATCGGCCCCGCCTGGGCCGACCCCGCCGCACTCCTCATCAGGCTCATCGACGCCGGCCACTTGGCCGCCGCTGCGGACGCCTGGGGCCGCGAACAGTTCTCCAGCTGGCGCGACGCGCGCGCGGAGGCTGTCACCGCCTTCACCGGAGCACTTGCCCAGATGTGGACGGAGATCGCCGAAACAGACCCCCAGCCCTGGAAACAGAGCATGGCGTCCGCCGCCCGCCGGCTCGCCGACCGCCGCGCGAACTGA
- a CDS encoding radical SAM protein, whose product MHEVIASPFLGNFLLVRPGSRRGFKAPRQQYAELAEASAGGLICPDWLAVAARQTWQVDLGGRRVRDAVLVRRETAYGFGRASYELNLGCNYDCEHCYLGLKRFEGLAWPDRERMLHMLRDAGVLWLQLTGGEPLIDKLFPDVYRLASELGMMLTISTNGFRLANPAILDLFTSARPYEIVVSVYGATETSYDGLTRRPGSFRKFRQGIAAAHEAGLPLHLNLIVARHNADEVDEMRALAEGYELPFDEYTNISPTIYGGAETLPAQSSAHLRARKPFTGCNAGHTFFHVDPHGKASICKVGRDPHVDLLTEGVDGLVRLGGIADGLLARQGGCSGCTLSGTCGTCMPLVTLYRKAAASPSAYCQHTEGR is encoded by the coding sequence ATGCACGAGGTCATCGCGAGCCCGTTCTTGGGCAATTTCCTTCTCGTCCGCCCCGGTTCCCGGCGGGGCTTCAAAGCTCCGCGACAGCAGTACGCCGAACTCGCGGAGGCGTCTGCGGGTGGCCTGATCTGCCCGGACTGGCTGGCGGTCGCCGCCCGTCAGACCTGGCAGGTCGACCTGGGCGGCCGACGCGTCCGCGACGCGGTACTCGTCCGGCGGGAGACCGCCTACGGCTTCGGCCGGGCCTCCTACGAGCTGAACCTCGGCTGCAACTACGACTGCGAGCACTGCTACCTCGGCCTGAAAAGATTCGAGGGTCTCGCCTGGCCGGACCGGGAACGGATGCTGCACATGCTGCGGGACGCCGGGGTGCTCTGGCTGCAGCTGACCGGCGGCGAGCCACTGATAGACAAACTGTTCCCGGACGTCTACCGGCTCGCGAGCGAGCTGGGCATGATGCTCACGATCTCCACCAACGGATTCAGGCTCGCGAACCCCGCCATCCTCGACCTGTTCACCTCGGCGCGGCCCTACGAGATCGTCGTCAGCGTCTACGGCGCGACCGAGACGAGCTACGACGGCCTGACCCGCCGCCCAGGCTCCTTCCGCAAGTTCCGCCAAGGCATTGCCGCCGCGCATGAAGCCGGTCTGCCGCTGCACCTCAACCTGATCGTCGCCCGGCACAACGCCGACGAGGTCGACGAGATGCGCGCCTTGGCGGAGGGCTACGAGCTGCCGTTCGATGAGTACACGAACATCTCCCCGACGATCTACGGCGGCGCCGAGACACTGCCCGCGCAGTCCAGTGCCCATCTGCGGGCACGCAAGCCGTTCACCGGCTGCAACGCCGGCCACACGTTCTTCCACGTCGACCCGCACGGCAAGGCGTCGATCTGCAAGGTCGGCCGCGATCCGCACGTCGACCTGCTGACCGAGGGCGTCGACGGGCTCGTCCGCCTCGGCGGCATCGCCGACGGCCTGCTGGCCCGTCAGGGCGGCTGTTCGGGCTGCACGCTCAGCGGCACCTGCGGTACCTGCATGCCGCTCGTGACGCTCTACCGCAAGGCGGCGGCATCCCCGTCCGCCTACTGCCAGCACACCGAAGGGAGGTGA
- the fxlM gene encoding methyltransferase, FxLD system: MAGMAESVDVLDDEQGAGEARRALVGKLLADGMITTPVVEAAFRAVPRHLFAPEVSLEAAYADHIVRTKLDDQGVTLSSVSAPWLQARMLESARVGPGMRCLEIGSGGYNAALTAELVGPAGAVTTVDIDADVTDRARRCLAAAGYDQVRVVLADAEDGLPTSARYDVVLVTAQAWDVPPAWTDQLVEGGRLVVPLRLRGLNRTVTFEFRGDRLESTSVLYSGFVPMRGTSAHDKPTLALDGERITLVFDDDLPDNPDQLAGVLGTPRVDVDTGVIFPNRVSFETLQLWLATAFDGYCHLTVDKEKTTGLIPPPVGMGHAAVDGTTLAYLGGHKIDHDWFRFEVHGFGPQAATLAEEFAAQVRHWNDIHRDGPGPRVTLHPRNTQDSQLPAGRVIDRRHSRIVLSWP, translated from the coding sequence ATGGCTGGAATGGCTGAGAGCGTCGATGTCCTGGATGACGAGCAAGGGGCGGGGGAGGCCCGCAGGGCGTTGGTTGGCAAGCTACTCGCGGACGGGATGATCACAACGCCTGTGGTGGAGGCGGCTTTCCGCGCGGTGCCGCGGCATCTGTTCGCCCCGGAGGTGTCGCTGGAGGCCGCGTACGCCGATCACATCGTGCGGACGAAGCTGGACGATCAAGGGGTGACGCTCAGCTCGGTGTCCGCTCCCTGGCTGCAGGCCAGGATGCTCGAGTCTGCCCGCGTCGGCCCGGGAATGCGTTGCCTGGAAATTGGCTCCGGCGGATACAACGCGGCGCTGACGGCCGAGCTCGTCGGCCCGGCCGGCGCCGTGACGACCGTGGACATCGACGCGGATGTGACCGACCGTGCCCGCCGCTGCCTGGCCGCCGCGGGCTACGACCAGGTGCGGGTCGTCCTCGCCGACGCCGAGGACGGCCTACCGACGTCGGCCCGTTACGACGTCGTCCTGGTCACCGCCCAGGCCTGGGACGTACCACCCGCGTGGACCGACCAGCTGGTCGAAGGTGGGCGGCTGGTCGTGCCGTTGCGACTGCGCGGGCTCAACCGCACCGTCACCTTCGAGTTCCGCGGCGACCGGTTGGAGAGCACGTCGGTGCTGTACTCCGGGTTTGTCCCGATGCGCGGAACCAGCGCACACGACAAACCGACCCTGGCGCTTGACGGCGAACGGATCACGCTCGTCTTCGACGACGACCTTCCCGACAATCCCGACCAGCTGGCAGGTGTTCTGGGCACGCCCCGGGTTGATGTCGACACGGGGGTGATCTTTCCGAATCGGGTGTCGTTCGAGACGTTGCAGTTGTGGCTGGCGACCGCCTTCGACGGCTACTGCCACCTCACCGTCGACAAAGAGAAGACGACCGGCCTGATTCCGCCACCGGTCGGCATGGGCCACGCCGCGGTCGACGGCACCACCCTCGCCTACCTCGGTGGGCACAAGATCGACCACGACTGGTTCCGGTTCGAAGTCCATGGCTTCGGCCCGCAGGCCGCCACGCTCGCAGAGGAGTTCGCCGCACAGGTCCGCCACTGGAACGACATCCACCGCGACGGACCCGGTCCCCGCGTCACCCTGCACCCGAGAAACACCCAGGACAGCCAGCTACCCGCAGGCCGCGTGATCGACAGGCGGCACAGTCGCATCGTGCTGTCCTGGCCATAG
- a CDS encoding helix-turn-helix domain-containing protein, which translates to METFGEALRRWRGELPIRELARRAHCGKSHISTLESGRSFPSLRIAAALDKTLNAGGELVELAGRPPAADATDISTSVASPALAAGPVTARSVDPAVTGYFESQLEGHYRADMLLGPRDLIRIVATQFELIDRLARAAAADIRRDLLRIGTAYAALVGWLYQDAGDLAASAFWRGIAQEFALRSRDPHLTAYALINHASVRTDLGDGAGVLDLCDAALATSDTLTPKVRLMTLQQRAHGASLLGDRVTVDTLLDTANTLTDRLDDDLPWGNACRRTPGYLQIQRATCYGRLGLAHEAAALWAQLLMDIPSTARRDHGVYLTRFATACAQAGQPDQAVHLARQVVPIAAETGSARLRRELTALRHGMRPWKDARIATDLAEVLAATEA; encoded by the coding sequence ATGGAGACCTTCGGCGAGGCCCTGCGCCGCTGGCGAGGCGAACTACCAATCCGTGAACTGGCCCGCCGGGCGCACTGCGGAAAATCCCACATCTCGACACTCGAAAGCGGCCGCAGCTTCCCCAGCCTGCGCATCGCCGCGGCGCTCGACAAGACGCTGAACGCCGGCGGCGAACTCGTCGAACTCGCGGGCAGACCCCCAGCCGCAGACGCCACGGACATCAGCACGTCCGTCGCCAGCCCCGCCCTGGCAGCGGGGCCGGTCACCGCCCGATCCGTCGATCCGGCGGTGACCGGCTACTTCGAATCCCAGCTCGAAGGGCACTACCGGGCCGACATGTTGCTCGGCCCGCGCGACCTCATCCGCATCGTCGCGACCCAGTTCGAACTCATCGACCGGCTGGCCCGCGCCGCCGCCGCGGACATCCGCCGAGACCTCCTGCGTATCGGCACCGCCTACGCCGCCCTCGTCGGCTGGCTCTACCAGGACGCTGGCGACCTCGCCGCCTCAGCCTTCTGGCGCGGCATCGCCCAGGAGTTCGCCCTGCGCTCCCGCGACCCGCACCTCACCGCCTACGCGCTGATCAACCACGCGTCGGTCCGCACCGACCTCGGCGACGGCGCGGGCGTACTCGATCTGTGCGACGCCGCCCTCGCCACGAGCGACACCCTCACGCCCAAGGTCCGACTCATGACGTTGCAGCAGCGGGCACACGGCGCTTCGCTACTTGGCGACCGCGTCACCGTCGACACCCTGCTCGACACCGCGAACACCCTCACCGACCGCCTCGACGACGACCTGCCCTGGGGCAACGCCTGCCGCCGCACCCCCGGATACCTTCAGATCCAACGCGCCACCTGCTACGGCCGCCTCGGTCTCGCCCACGAAGCCGCAGCACTCTGGGCGCAACTCCTCATGGACATCCCAAGCACCGCCCGCCGCGACCACGGCGTCTACCTCACCCGCTTCGCCACCGCCTGCGCCCAGGCAGGCCAACCCGACCAGGCTGTCCACCTCGCCCGCCAGGTCGTCCCCATCGCCGCCGAGACCGGATCCGCACGGCTACGACGAGAACTCACCGCCCTCCGCCACGGCATGCGGCCATGGAAAGATGCCCGCATCGCCACCGACCTCGCCGAGGTCCTCGCCGCAACGGAGGCGTGA
- a CDS encoding 4a-hydroxytetrahydrobiopterin dehydratase gives MSDVPALLTDDEITTQLADHPGWTRTGDEITRTFRLRYHGSVALIVHVADVERLIGHHADIDLRWDTIRFAITTHDAGHRLTAADFDLATRIDAIATAHGASPI, from the coding sequence ATGTCCGACGTGCCTGCCCTGCTCACCGACGACGAGATCACCACCCAGCTCGCGGACCATCCCGGCTGGACCCGGACCGGCGACGAAATCACCCGCACGTTCCGGCTCCGTTACCACGGCTCCGTCGCACTGATCGTCCACGTCGCCGACGTCGAACGCCTCATCGGCCACCACGCCGACATCGACCTACGCTGGGACACCATCCGCTTCGCCATCACCACCCACGACGCCGGCCACCGCCTCACCGCCGCCGACTTCGACCTCGCCACTCGCATCGACGCCATCGCCACCGCCCACGGCGCTTCGCCCATCTAA
- a CDS encoding 2'-5' RNA ligase family protein, translated as MVVNADTFYVSAGKNCRVTEYADMASEVAEDWDRFARLSRLVDHWDRPGWTPGRRSYHWMLTFEEAPELHALAARCQERLHLSVLDPVPADGLHLTLQRLAFTDQITLADLDAAVLETHRRLASFSAFTLTVGPLAGSPGAVRFSVQPWKPVIAVREAVLDVTGVVLGPSRLAAGSAGFRPHIGIAYSNGANEAQPIVSEVARLRRLPPATVRVDAVALVELRRAGRSYHWDIITRVPLAFSGPDG; from the coding sequence GTGGTCGTGAACGCCGACACATTCTATGTCTCGGCAGGTAAGAATTGCCGGGTGACGGAATATGCGGATATGGCTTCCGAGGTCGCCGAGGACTGGGATCGGTTCGCGAGGCTCAGTCGGCTTGTTGATCATTGGGACCGTCCCGGCTGGACACCGGGCCGCCGCTCCTACCACTGGATGCTGACCTTTGAAGAAGCCCCGGAGCTGCACGCCCTTGCGGCGCGCTGCCAGGAGCGGCTTCACCTGTCCGTTCTTGACCCGGTCCCGGCCGACGGGTTGCACCTCACGCTGCAACGCCTCGCGTTCACTGACCAGATCACCCTGGCTGACCTCGACGCGGCCGTCCTGGAGACACATCGGCGCCTCGCGTCCTTCTCTGCTTTCACGCTGACGGTCGGTCCACTGGCGGGGTCGCCGGGTGCCGTCCGTTTCAGCGTCCAGCCGTGGAAGCCAGTTATCGCGGTCCGCGAGGCTGTTCTCGACGTCACGGGCGTCGTACTCGGCCCTTCTCGGCTCGCCGCCGGGTCTGCCGGGTTTCGGCCACACATCGGCATCGCCTACAGCAACGGGGCCAACGAGGCCCAGCCGATCGTCTCCGAAGTAGCGAGGCTACGCCGCCTGCCCCCGGCGACGGTCCGAGTGGACGCTGTCGCGCTGGTTGAGCTACGCCGTGCAGGCAGGTCCTATCACTGGGACATCATCACCCGAGTTCCGCTCGCATTTAGTGGCCCGGATGGATAG
- a CDS encoding MazG nucleotide pyrophosphohydrolase domain-containing protein has protein sequence MHPLAAEASLADLQRYVAAMEVERGFSDQSVYEQTWRLLEEAGELARAVRKNNGQRTLTGELIGSVDEELVDVLIFACSIANRLGIDLTDAIRAKEAHNETRTWPATPREASTAGS, from the coding sequence GTGCATCCCCTCGCCGCCGAGGCCAGCCTCGCCGACCTGCAGCGCTACGTCGCCGCGATGGAAGTCGAACGAGGTTTCAGCGACCAATCCGTCTACGAGCAGACCTGGCGCCTTCTGGAGGAGGCGGGCGAACTCGCCCGCGCCGTTCGCAAGAACAACGGGCAACGCACTTTGACGGGCGAGCTGATCGGCAGCGTCGACGAGGAACTCGTCGACGTCCTCATCTTCGCCTGCTCGATCGCCAACCGCCTCGGCATCGACCTCACCGACGCCATCCGGGCGAAAGAAGCCCACAACGAGACCCGTACCTGGCCCGCCACGCCACGGGAGGCCTCCACGGCAGGCTCGTGA
- a CDS encoding non-canonical purine NTP pyrophosphatase, which translates to MIENVLLITGNEGKAAEYATLLGIDVQAVKQDLIEIQSLDVTAVVERKVADAYAKVHGPVLVDDTGLTVNAWNGLPGALVAWFLGSVGTQGILDMAAGLADRAATVTAALGYADANGIRVVTGTLQGTLATERRGTGGFGYDEIFIPAGGDLTFAEMSSEQKNLVSHRRLAVDALRAELGLSGA; encoded by the coding sequence ATGATCGAAAACGTCCTGTTGATCACAGGGAACGAAGGCAAGGCCGCCGAGTACGCCACCCTCCTGGGCATCGACGTGCAGGCCGTCAAGCAGGACCTGATCGAGATCCAGTCCCTCGACGTTACGGCCGTCGTCGAACGGAAGGTCGCCGACGCCTACGCCAAGGTGCACGGCCCCGTACTCGTCGATGACACCGGCCTGACGGTGAACGCCTGGAATGGCCTGCCCGGCGCGCTCGTCGCCTGGTTCCTCGGCTCAGTCGGTACCCAGGGCATCCTCGACATGGCCGCCGGCCTGGCTGACCGGGCCGCGACCGTCACCGCCGCCCTCGGCTACGCCGACGCGAACGGCATCCGGGTTGTCACCGGCACCCTCCAGGGCACGCTCGCCACGGAACGGCGTGGCACGGGCGGCTTCGGCTACGACGAGATCTTCATCCCCGCCGGCGGGGATCTGACCTTTGCGGAGATGTCCAGCGAGCAGAAGAATCTCGTCTCCCACCGCCGACTCGCGGTCGACGCCCTGCGCGCCGAACTCGGGCTCTCTGGCGCCTGA
- a CDS encoding helix-turn-helix transcriptional regulator, producing the protein MTTIRPNAGVGTGRPARAPRSDRSATGNDQRVLLTLDQVLAELGGPDSPLPRSTWRDWQAKGTGPKVIKLPNGQIRVARDDLNAWLDRLTRDPSAP; encoded by the coding sequence ATGACCACGATCCGGCCAAACGCGGGCGTCGGTACCGGCCGGCCCGCAAGGGCGCCACGATCTGATCGATCAGCAACAGGCAATGATCAGCGAGTTCTACTGACCCTCGACCAGGTCCTCGCCGAGCTCGGCGGTCCGGACTCGCCGCTGCCCCGATCGACCTGGCGTGACTGGCAGGCCAAGGGAACCGGTCCAAAGGTCATCAAGCTGCCCAACGGGCAGATCCGGGTAGCCCGCGACGACCTGAACGCCTGGCTCGACCGCCTGACCCGCGACCCGAGCGCCCCATGA
- a CDS encoding tyrosine-type recombinase/integrase codes for MNRDAVGTSPSNEERRTTFDVRVWSLREVPQKKGTSWQVRWQVAGRPSANTRNFASKFAADSRRAEILTSVRKGEAFDVESGLPLSEWRALPKPAPVPAQVRTWLTVAREFADAKWAEHQAPGTRRTIATTLGIVTPALFDERPPASLADLVRESLVGWVFLTGRRTTLGPDGRFVENEPPAQWTNVLAWMEAHSRPVADLANADIVRAALRALSHRQDGKQAAPNTISSRRMYFSQALSFAVTRGDLETNPLPSVQWTPPRKIVVVDRRAVVDYRRAQRLLAAVAEIRPDLEAWFACIYYAATRPGETNELNINQLVLPKTGWGEAALERNNPEISPRWSDEPDKPRQARQLKHREKGEVRPVPLHPNLVALLRRHIEEFGTTPDGRIFRSTTGGPVRMSTYLTIWRRARQQALTPAEAASPLARRPYDLRHAAVSRWLNAGVPPTQVAEWAGHSVRVLLTVYAKCIVGEEQRALRLIDASFAAEQDDAEPPETPAATLSDDPADHDRVHAESTDTRPELPLAGRDRTPSVTDAAPVTELPDDDFGL; via the coding sequence ATGAACCGCGACGCGGTCGGGACAAGCCCCAGCAACGAGGAACGCCGAACGACCTTCGACGTCCGGGTCTGGTCACTCCGCGAGGTCCCGCAGAAGAAGGGCACAAGCTGGCAGGTCCGGTGGCAGGTCGCCGGCCGGCCGAGCGCGAACACCCGTAACTTCGCGTCGAAATTCGCTGCAGACTCACGGCGCGCCGAAATTCTGACCTCGGTCCGCAAGGGCGAAGCGTTCGACGTCGAGTCCGGCCTGCCGCTCTCGGAATGGCGAGCGCTGCCGAAGCCTGCGCCGGTACCGGCGCAGGTGCGGACGTGGCTCACGGTGGCGCGCGAGTTCGCCGACGCGAAATGGGCCGAGCATCAGGCGCCAGGCACTCGACGCACGATCGCCACGACGCTCGGCATCGTCACCCCTGCCCTTTTCGACGAGCGGCCGCCGGCCTCGCTCGCCGATTTGGTCCGCGAGTCCCTGGTCGGCTGGGTGTTCCTCACCGGGAGACGCACCACGCTGGGACCGGACGGCCGATTCGTCGAGAACGAACCGCCGGCCCAGTGGACCAACGTGCTCGCCTGGATGGAAGCGCACAGCCGACCCGTCGCCGACCTCGCCAACGCCGACATCGTCCGAGCCGCGCTGCGGGCGCTGTCGCACCGCCAGGACGGCAAACAGGCCGCACCGAATACGATCAGCTCCCGACGCATGTACTTCAGCCAGGCCCTGAGCTTCGCTGTCACCCGCGGCGATCTTGAGACCAACCCGCTGCCGAGCGTCCAGTGGACCCCACCGCGCAAGATCGTCGTCGTCGACCGGCGGGCTGTTGTCGACTACCGCCGGGCGCAACGGCTGCTGGCCGCGGTCGCCGAGATCCGCCCCGACCTCGAAGCCTGGTTCGCCTGCATCTACTACGCGGCGACCAGGCCCGGCGAGACCAACGAGCTGAACATCAACCAGCTCGTACTTCCCAAGACCGGCTGGGGCGAGGCCGCGCTCGAACGCAACAACCCCGAGATCTCCCCGCGCTGGTCCGACGAGCCCGACAAACCCCGCCAGGCCCGCCAGCTCAAACACCGCGAGAAGGGCGAAGTCCGGCCTGTCCCGCTCCACCCGAACCTGGTCGCTCTGCTACGCCGGCACATCGAGGAATTCGGCACAACGCCCGATGGCCGGATCTTCCGATCGACGACCGGCGGCCCCGTCAGGATGTCGACCTACCTCACCATCTGGCGCAGGGCTCGCCAGCAGGCACTCACCCCGGCCGAGGCCGCATCGCCGCTCGCCCGCCGACCCTACGACCTGCGGCACGCCGCGGTGTCGCGCTGGCTGAACGCCGGCGTGCCGCCCACCCAGGTCGCCGAATGGGCCGGGCACAGCGTCCGAGTCCTTCTCACCGTCTACGCGAAGTGCATCGTCGGCGAGGAACAGCGCGCCCTCCGCCTCATCGACGCCTCGTTCGCCGCCGAGCAGGACGACGCCGAGCCACCGGAGACCCCGGCGGCCACGCTCAGCGACGACCCGGCTGATCATGATCGGGTCCATGCCGAGTCCACAGACACCCGGCCAGAGCTGCCTCTAGCCGGCCGCGACCGGACACCCAGCGTCACCGACGCTGCTCCCGTCACCGAGCTTCCCGACGACGATTTCGGCCTCTGA
- a CDS encoding 3'-5' exonuclease, with protein sequence MSNITMSRQFRKRLDIDGSLKQRAWDFLTKLMTDPTSPGLHIEPIKGSRDPRVRTGRVNDNFRAVMFLVAQQPEPHFVLAAVAKHDEANALAERIVLTTNPVTGILEVHEEASAAPVQPPPAPAIRGAAADQTADRDILPPGGAEPPLARFTAMDLEAVGLPAELTRRALACADEDALIAIAGDQHVPSWQADALLSLATGASVAEVLAQLQPDEPATSAPPARSIMQNVVIEHAVIQNAVIQNAVIQNAAAGPEPGTRPASDAEVEAALERPGTLMDFVRIQTDEQLRRVLDGTFADWRVFLHPEQRHYAYLRTGGAYRLTGGAGTGKTVVALHRARHLATAGRDPRVVLTTFTRTLADNLVRDLRVLDPAVPQVHLGQPGIAVRGIDQLALEILSSTPLEIRAKADNDLLSSGAIPEPLTEREERAAWADAARVAGLTGDLGRPSFLLGEYRMVILARDVTTRADYARAPRPGRGTRLSRAQRMAIWDAVEAYRRQLALGHKASFAEIAVLAARCADTVAEARGTRPADHVVVDEAQDLHPGHWRLLRALVAEGGDDLFIAEDSHQRIYGEKVVLSRYGIQVRGRSRRLTLNYRTTAQNLRLAVSILGDAPVTDLDDESDSVAGYRSAMSGPAPVLRACTGLTDELDFAAATLRAWLSLRTDAAAGDDSALGTAVEPGSLGILTRGAAQRDTVAQGLRDRGIPVQVVAGQDSGRADAPRLMTMHRAKGLEFSRVILFGVDRDNLPSAQALAGETTDERADREARERFLLYVAASRARDALVVLWTGAPSPFLPR encoded by the coding sequence ATGAGCAACATCACGATGTCTCGGCAGTTCCGGAAGCGGCTCGACATCGACGGGTCGCTGAAGCAGCGGGCCTGGGACTTTCTGACGAAGCTGATGACCGACCCGACGAGCCCCGGGCTGCACATCGAGCCGATCAAGGGCTCCCGGGATCCGCGGGTGCGGACGGGCCGGGTCAACGACAACTTCCGGGCGGTCATGTTCCTCGTCGCCCAGCAGCCCGAACCACACTTCGTTCTGGCCGCCGTCGCCAAGCACGACGAGGCGAACGCGCTGGCCGAGCGGATCGTCCTGACCACCAACCCCGTCACCGGCATCCTTGAGGTCCACGAGGAGGCGTCGGCGGCACCGGTCCAGCCGCCGCCCGCGCCAGCCATCCGAGGCGCGGCCGCCGACCAGACGGCGGACCGCGACATCCTTCCGCCAGGCGGTGCGGAGCCGCCGCTGGCACGGTTCACCGCCATGGATCTGGAAGCCGTCGGACTGCCCGCTGAGCTAACGCGACGCGCGCTCGCCTGCGCTGATGAGGACGCGCTGATCGCCATTGCTGGGGATCAGCACGTTCCTTCGTGGCAGGCCGACGCCTTGCTGTCGCTGGCCACGGGCGCCTCGGTCGCCGAGGTCCTGGCACAGCTTCAGCCGGACGAGCCCGCCACGTCCGCACCGCCAGCGCGCAGCATCATGCAGAACGTCGTCATCGAGCACGCGGTCATCCAGAACGCCGTGATTCAGAACGCGGTCATCCAGAACGCCGCGGCCGGACCGGAGCCTGGCACGCGGCCGGCGAGCGACGCCGAGGTCGAAGCCGCGCTCGAACGCCCGGGCACGCTGATGGACTTCGTCCGGATCCAGACCGACGAGCAGCTGCGCCGCGTCCTCGACGGCACGTTCGCGGACTGGCGGGTTTTCCTGCATCCCGAACAGCGGCACTATGCCTACCTGCGGACCGGCGGTGCCTACCGGCTGACCGGCGGCGCCGGCACCGGAAAGACCGTCGTGGCACTACACCGGGCTCGCCACCTGGCCACCGCCGGGCGTGATCCGCGAGTCGTGCTGACGACCTTCACCCGCACGCTGGCCGACAACCTCGTGCGCGACCTGCGCGTTCTCGACCCGGCGGTCCCCCAGGTCCATCTCGGCCAGCCAGGCATCGCCGTTCGCGGGATCGACCAGCTGGCGTTGGAGATCCTCAGCAGCACCCCGCTGGAGATCCGGGCGAAGGCCGACAACGACCTGCTGTCCAGCGGCGCCATCCCCGAGCCGCTCACCGAGCGCGAGGAACGCGCGGCCTGGGCCGACGCCGCCCGCGTCGCCGGGCTGACCGGCGACCTCGGCCGCCCAAGCTTCCTGCTCGGCGAGTACCGGATGGTCATCCTCGCCCGCGACGTGACCACGCGGGCTGACTACGCGCGCGCTCCGCGTCCGGGGCGCGGCACGCGGCTCTCGCGGGCACAGCGGATGGCGATCTGGGATGCGGTGGAGGCCTACCGCCGCCAACTAGCCCTTGGTCATAAAGCCAGCTTCGCCGAGATCGCAGTACTCGCCGCCCGCTGCGCGGACACGGTCGCAGAAGCCCGTGGCACTCGCCCTGCCGATCATGTCGTTGTCGACGAGGCTCAGGACCTACACCCCGGCCACTGGCGCCTACTGCGCGCGCTCGTCGCCGAAGGCGGCGACGACCTGTTCATCGCCGAGGACTCCCATCAACGCATCTACGGCGAGAAGGTCGTCCTGTCGCGCTACGGCATCCAGGTCCGAGGCCGCAGCCGCCGGCTCACCCTGAACTACCGCACGACTGCGCAGAACCTGCGCCTAGCGGTCAGCATCCTCGGCGACGCGCCCGTCACCGACCTCGACGACGAGAGTGACAGCGTCGCCGGATACCGGTCAGCCATGTCCGGCCCGGCCCCGGTGCTCCGCGCCTGCACCGGCCTGACCGATGAACTCGACTTCGCCGCTGCCACGCTGCGCGCCTGGCTGAGCCTGCGCACCGACGCGGCCGCGGGCGATGACTCTGCCCTTGGGACCGCGGTCGAGCCTGGCAGTCTGGGGATCCTGACCCGTGGCGCAGCGCAGCGGGACACGGTCGCCCAGGGCCTGCGGGACCGGGGAATTCCTGTGCAGGTAGTCGCCGGTCAGGACAGCGGCCGCGCTGATGCCCCCCGTCTGATGACCATGCACCGCGCCAAGGGCCTCGAGTTCAGCCGAGTCATCCTCTTCGGCGTCGACCGCGACAACCTCCCCTCGGCCCAGGCGCTGGCGGGCGAGACAACCGACGAACGCGCCGACCGCGAGGCCCGCGAACGTTTCCTGCTCTATGTCGCCGCGTCTCGCGCCCGCGACGCCCTCGTCGTCCTTTGGACCGGCGCACCCTCACCGTTTCTGCCTCGCTAG